One segment of Trachemys scripta elegans isolate TJP31775 chromosome 1, CAS_Tse_1.0, whole genome shotgun sequence DNA contains the following:
- the LOC117885379 gene encoding olfactory receptor 52E2-like, whose protein sequence is MEAFNLTPSDPSTFILMGIPGLEAAHIWISIPFSMFYIIGLLGNFTVLFVIGKEQTLHKPMYLLLCMLALTEISISTSVVPKAVCIFCFNLKGITVGGCLAQMFFLHAGSMMHSAVLVTMAFDRYVAICNPLRYAAILTNARIAKLGLVGLIRAVLFILPMPLLLSRQPFCANRIIPHTYCDHMAIAKMSCGDITVNRLYGLVVAFVFIGSDLTLIALSYGLIIRAVLRISSKTTHQKALNTCTAHICVMLMSYPFFFFSTLTHRFGQGIAPYVHIILANLYCLIPPMLNPIIYGAKTKELCDKVGKYTCIS, encoded by the coding sequence ATGGAAGCTTTCAACCTCACCCCCTCTGACCCTTCAACATTCATCCTAATGGGCATCCCTGGCCTGGAAGCTGCTCACAtctggatttccatccctttctctatGTTCTACATTATCGGCCTGTTGGGAAATTTCACTGTTCTGTTTGTTATAGGCAAAGAACAGACCCTGCACAAGCCGATGtacctgctgctctgcatgctggcacTCACAGAAATCAGCATATCTACCTCCGTCGTGCCAAAGGCAGTGTGTATATTTTGCTTCAATTTGAAGGGCATTACTGTTGGTGGCTGCCTCGCCCAGATGTTCTTCCTTCACGCGGGCTCTATGATGCACTCAGCTGTCCTCGTGACAATGGCCTTCGATCGCTATGTTGCCATATGTAACCCTCTGAGATATGCCGCCATCCTCACCAACGCACGGATAGCTAAGCTAGGGCTAGTGGGTTTGATAagagctgttctcttcattctACCCATGCCCCTGCTCCTGAGCAGGCAGCCATTCTGTGCCAACCGCATTATCCCCCACACGTACTGCGACCACATGGCTATAGCAAAGATGTCATGTGGGGACATCACAGTCAATAGGCTGTATGGCTTGGTGGTAGCCTTTGTCTTCATCGGGTCAGACCTAACGCTCATTGCCCTGTCCTATGGTCTGATCATCAGGGCTGTCCTCAGGATCTCCTCTAAGACGACCCACCAGAAAGCCCTCAATACCTGCACTGCCCACATCTGTGTGATGTTGATGTCttatcctttcttcttcttctccactCTGACACATCGGTTTGGTCAGGGCATCGCTCCCTATGTTCACATCATATTGGCCAACCTCTATTGCCTAATCCCCCCCATGCTGAACCCTATCATTTATGGGGCCAAAACCAAAGAGCTTTGTGACAAAGTGGGCAAATACACCTGTATAAGTTGA
- the LOC117872558 gene encoding olfactory receptor 52E2-like, with product MAAFNLTPFDPSSFILTGIPGLETAHIWISIPFSTFYIFGLFGNFTVLFVIGKEQTLHKPMYLLLSMLALTDIGTSTSIMPKALCIFWFNLKGITVCGCLTQMFFLHVGSMMHSAVLMTMAFDRYVAICNPLRYTTILTNERIAKLGLVGLIRAVLIILPLPLLLMRQPFCANRIIPHTYCDHMAVAKMSCGDITVNRMYGLVVVFVIIGLDLTLIALSYGLIIRAVLRIPSKKAHQKALSTCTAHIFVMLISYPTFLFSTLTHRFGQGIAPHVHIILANLYFLLLPTLNPIIYGVKTKELRDKVGKYTCIM from the coding sequence ATGGCAGCTTTTAATCTCACCCCCTTTGACCCCTCATCATTCATCCTAACAGGCATCCCTGGCCTGGAAACTGCCCACATCTGGATTTCCATCCCGTTCtctacattttacatttttggtCTCTTTGGAAATTTCACAGTTCTGTTTGTTATAGGCAAGGAGCAGACCCTGCACAAGCCGATGTACCTGCTGCTCTCCATGCTGGCGCTCACAGACATTGGCACATCTACCTCCATCATGCCGAaggcactgtgtatattttggttcaatttgaaaggCATTACTGTGTGTGGGTGTCTCACCCAGATGTTCTTCCTTCACGTGGGTTCTATGATGCACTCAGCCGTCCTTATGACAATGGCCTTTGATCGCTATGTTGCCATATGTAACCCTCTGAGATACACCACCATCCTCACCAATGAACGAATAGCTAAGCTAGGGCTAGTGGGTTTGATAAGAGCTGTTCTCATCATTCtacccctgcccctgcttctgaTGAGGCAGCCATTCTGTGCCAACCGCATTATCCCCCATACGTACTGCGACCACATGGCTGTGGCAAAGATGTCGTGTGGGGACATTACAGTCAACAGGATGTACGGCTTGGTGGTAGTGTTTGTAATAATTGGGTTAGACCTCACACTCATTGCCCTATCCTATGGACTGATAATTAGGGCTGTCCTCAGAATCCCCTCTAAGAAAGCCCACCAGAAagccctgagcacctgcacagcccacatATTTGTGATGCTGATATCTTATCCtaccttcctcttctccactcTGACACACCGGTTTGGTCAGGGTATCGCTCCACATGTTCACATCATCTTGGCCAACCTctatttccttctcctccccactctcAATCCTATCATTTATGgggtcaaaaccaaagagcttCGTGACAAAGTGGGCAAATACACTTGTATAATGTGA